The following DNA comes from Astatotilapia calliptera chromosome 6, fAstCal1.2, whole genome shotgun sequence.
ACCATTTGCCATGTGTTGCATGTGTCTACAACATCAATAATACATTTGAGGTGATTTAAAAACACCCTGGATCTCTCAGTGTGCTCCTCAAAGAACtgacatgtttctttttcaattGTTTCAACATACTCAACTCTTAAGTACTTAAGTTACTTAAGTAACTTCCAGACTTctagtgtgtttgtttgtgttgaaaGTAGAAGTGTGATGTCTTATATATTTTAAACTAGAATGATTTGAAAATATATTATAACATTGcattatactatttctccttcaggtcttttattttatgtgctaatGCTAAAGTCATTCtaagtttttaacattttttatctGCACTTCAAAGAACAGCACTAATGCCTGCACGTAATGCAAATAGTCCCTGATGTCACAACTATGCACACATGTTTCTGTACACGAATGCGCAAAGGAAAACTGACACCTGTAAAGCCATTGTCAGTTACAGCATGCACAAAACGGAAGGTTGTTTGCCTCAGTTGCTATTTTAACTGCTGGTGCAGTTTGATATGCATTGTTTGAGAGCATAAAATTCTGCTCTGACATGTTGCTTTCTTTTTACATCTACACTGTAGGCAAAAGCATTTTATTCCTACCGGTCAGAACCTGCAACAGTCAAGAATCTAAAACGAGGCCTGGCCAGCTTGCTGCAAGTGCAGCTCAGTACTGGGAAGGTTGTAGAGGTTAGTGACAAACTAATCATTTCACAATCATTTTTAACATACATCCATGTACGTtactaataaaaacaagctgtctGTTTAAACAGAATGATGTGTCTGGGAGGTGTACTGTTGAGTACAAGGCAGTAAAAGGTCAAGTAACAAGAACCAAGAATCTAGAGACATGTAAGACAGAAGAGGCTGGATTTACCACTCACAGTAAGGTCAGTCAACATCCAGAACAACTCCAACTCTAACCATACTAAACACTAACTTTTGCAAGCTGATTTCTGAAGTATTTCTGAATCCCGCCCCCTCCAGGTCCTGGGTGTGAGTAGGAAGTCCAGTTCTGTTACAGTGTTCACACTTGAAAATGGTTTCATCCGCTCAGCTGAGGCTGAAGAAACACACTCCCTGGCTGTTAATGCTCGCAGATCTGTTGCAGCTAAAGTCTCGTCCAGGTAAGTACCCTGACTGGGAATTCATCTGAGATTCCGTGTTTTATAACTGCACACTTCAAATTGTACTTCCTTCTATCCTAGGCAAAGCCTGAAATTGGTTGGTACAGAGGCAGGACCACTGGAGGCTGCCGGGAAAGATGCTGCTGCAGTTGTCAAGTCAATAGATGCCAAACTGGCAGCTGTTGGTATTGCGGCTGAGAAGGTCAAATCTGAGTGCAAAGGCTGCCCATCGGTGAGTAACTGTCACACAGCTTTGTTCTCATGGATGCtatggctgctcctccctgaccctggttctgccagaggtttcttcctgtcaaaaggcaGTTATTCCTTCCTCTCCCCTTATAAGGGGAGTTGCCTGATTGTTGGGGATCCCTCCCTACTATAGATACTATAGAGATGTGTAGAACGCCTTCaggcaactgttgttttgatttggtgcaatatactgtaaataaaatgtaattgatCTGAATATTTCactatcttttcttttcttttgttatggTATTATCACCCATGTATAGCTAACATAGCTTATCTGGCTCTGAGAATTAATTCGCTATTATGTATTTCTATTCACATAAATAACACGTCTCTTTAAATTTGTATTAACAGGACAGGGAAAGGTCTTGTACTTGTGTTTCCTCTCCAGGAGCACTTTTCATGCATTTAAACCTTGTTCTGAATAGGAAAAGTGGTTTCAAGTTGAGCTGTTCaagtcattaaaacaaaatgacttGTAATAGTACAGTCTTGGTAAACAGATACAGTTTATTTTTGTACTTTGATTACTAAGTGAAGATGATCTGTGTTCTAATCCCCTCTCCCCTGTGTTCTTCCTCTTAGCTTTTTGAACATTGGCAGGCTGAGAAGAAGCAGCTGGAGCCAGAGAGCCTGTCCAAAACCAGGGCTCCTCGGAGCTTCCTGGCCCTCATCCAGACCATTAGGAAGGCGCCCAAGGACGAGATCCTCAAAGTGCTGAGGAGTGCCAGCAAGACGTCTCTGTAAGTGAGAGCCTtgctccatatatatatatatatatatatatatatatatatatatatatatatatatatatattttttttttttgcatcttatTTCCTCTTTACTGCTCTGCCCTGTTTAACTTCTTTCTGCTGGTATCAGACCTCAGGTTGTTGATGCTGTAACATCCTCCCAGACCTCTGAATCCCTGGATGCCATGCTTGAATTCCTTAACTTCACTGATGCCAAAGGTTTGGTTCTGCAGGAGAGGTTTCTCTATGCATGTGGCTTTGCTTCACATCCCAATGAGAGAATGCTCCAGGCCCTGCTGGTGAGTTAAAGGAAAGTTTAAGAATTTCTCCCACTTAGAAGGTATCGTAAGAAACTGGTGCCCTCTAGGTAATAAGATAATAATGCAGGATTCACTCCCAGTTGGTTGTAAACAAAGAATAATTTTGCTTAAGTTACCTGCCAGCAGTCAGTGTTTTCAGCAAATTGTTATAAGGAACATTTTCCTTTCAGGATATTTCTAAAGGGAAGATCGGCAGTACTGACATCAAAGAATCTGTGGTGATCATTATGGGAGCCCTGGTCCACAAACTGTGTCAGAAAGGAGGCTGCAACTTACCTGTGAGTCATCTAAAGAAGAAGTGACACTGAACAAAGCCCAGCATTTCTTAAGGGCCAGAAAGTGTACCCTACATACTGGAATATACtacaaatgcaataaaaatgacCAACAGTTAACTGATGATTTTTCTGCTTCATGTTTGTCTCTCAGATCGTGGAGCAGGTCAAGAAGATGATATTGAACGCTCCCGACAGCACAACGGTTGAGTCGGAGGTCCAGATGTACCTTTTGGCCCTAAAAAACTCTCTCCTGCCCGAGGCCATTCCTATTTTCACCAAATATGCAGAATCAGAAGTGGGAGCCTACAACACCATTGCCCTCACTGCCCTGCAGAGATACGATGTGAATCTCATGACCAGTGAGGTATGTATCGAATATTACTCTGTGGTTAAACAATTACACACAAATACTTTCCTGCCagctaatctttttttttttttttttttttttttttttttttaggtcaagCAAACAGTGAACAGGGTTTACCACCAGAATCGCCGCATCTATGAGAAAAATGTGAGAGCCGCCGCTGCTGACGTCATCCTCAGTAGCAACCCCACATACATGGAGGTGAAGAATCTGCTTCTGTCCATCGGAAACTTGCCACATGAAATGAACAAGTACATGCTGTCAAAGATCCAGGACATCCTACGCTTCCAGATGCCTGCCAGGTGTGTTACAGGAAAATAACCTGTCTCTGCATCATAGCTCAGAAGGACTTGACAGTTATATGATGACAATAtattaaaactgttaaataggtttccctttttttttttcagcaaagtGCTAGGGCAAGCTATGAAGGACATGATTTCTTGTAACTATAACCGCTTTGCAAAGGTTGGATCATCATCTGCATTTTCAGGATTCATGGCTCGTAAGTGACAAaagaatgacatttttttttaattgtgatgaaatattaaaagtaaGTCAgcttaattaaagaaaatatcAATCTTTGACTATATAAGCAAACACAGTTACATGCATACTAACTGAGTACTTCTAATGTCTTGCTCCCTACAGAGTCCCCCGATCTGACCTCCACATACAGTTTGGACATCTTGTATTCAGGCTCTGGGATCCTCAGAAGAAGCAACATGAATATTTTTGGTGCTACTAACGAAGCAATGCTACATGGATTACAGGTGAACTTAAAGAGTTTCATAAAATCACTGAATCCTCAAAAATAGAGCGAATTACTGAAATAAATGGGAACATTTCTCTTCCAGGTGGCGATCGAGGCCCAGGGTCTGGAGACTCTGATTGCTGCCACACCCGATGAGGGGGAGGAAGACCTGGAGTCCTTTGCCGGGATGTCGGCTCTGCTTTTCGACATCCAGCTGCGTCCTGTCACCTTCTTCAAGGGTTACAGTGACCTCATGTCTAAAATGTTCTCCATGACTGGAGACCCCATCAATGTCGTGAAGGGTCTCATCCTGCTCTCGGATCATTCTGAGGTAAGATCCCAATCACAGTTATCAGCTGTTCCCAGAAGCCTTTCCACTCCTTCAAAAACAGTGTCAGATTTGCAGATTGTAGTTCACTCTGTTCAAGGAAAAGCAGCACACACTTAAAAACATACACGTGTACACTCTGTGTGAAGTCAGAAGTGCCGTCATTGTTGCTACATCACGTTGCCACGTGGATGACTAAGAGTGCAATAAGCAGACTTTGACACTGGAGACGGAGGCTGAAGAGGCTTAACGCTGAAGTCAAACTTAGCATAAATGTCAAGAAAGCGTAGAGGAGGCAGGGCAGAAAAAGCTCACATGAGTCATGCTGGGCAACACACGTCTTTTTCACTTGGTCAGATGCAACGACTATGTgtacacagacagagaggaacGGGTCACACTTAATAACTCCAGCTGTCGAGGTGAATGACGCAAGTGTGAGTAGGGTCTAAATGTGTGAAGCTGAAACAAGGATGAGGTATTGTGAAACAGGTGCTATtttaaaaacagtgctttttttaaattttactttcaTATGATACTCTATCCCTTTTGTATTGGCTTTTCGGTGGAAATACATGGAATCGGTTCTGACTTCAGTGTATCCATAGAAAAGggttacttcctgtctgtgacTGTGACAAGCTCATTATTTCCTACAAAAGCAGATTTCAATCTAGAATCTTTCTGTGTATACAAAAGCCAAGTTGATCATTGTTATTTTCTATTTTGGACTGAATTCAGAcattgatcattttattttttgtcagctTGTGAGTATTTATGTTGTCGACTTAATAGACTATTGTTAGTTTGGGTAGTAGAAGTGATTCATTCTCATTCATGACTGATATATAATTATGTTTGTCAGAGTGTGATGAAGACTTAGAGTTAATATGGTctggtgtggttttttttttttctcattttctggcCTAATATACACAAAGAATAAATGTGATATGAAGTTTAAACTAGAAAAGAAGTTTCTTGTTTTCCTAGGGTTAATTTCCACATGCTTACAGCACTTAATATCTAGAAAGactcacatttctttctttttctttttttgcaaactATCTTAATTTCAATTAAGCATCCATTGTGGGATTTCTTCTTATTTGCTGTCTTTCAGGTCATCCAGCTCCAGTCTGGTCTGAAGGCAAGTGCGGAGTTTCAAGGAGGTCTCGCCATTGACATTTCTGGAGGCATGGAGATCAGTCTGTGGTACAGAGAGTCCAAGACCAGTGTTAACAACAGGTACATTGAAATAAACAACTTTTACCATAAAACAGCGTACAACACAGCACAAAAAGCCTTTTGATAGACAGACAGTTCTTAGAAAACACTCTCTGCGACTGAACGTCGATTCTAAACCCCATCACTCCACTGCAAATAGATTTCTGTTGATGTTGGATTTACGTGAACTTTAGACAGTCTATAAGTGTTGTCTGATTCATTTGTTCCATCTGCACTTTGGATTTGCTCCAGTATTGTGCTTCACTCCTGTCTCACTGGTAGGGTTGTGTGGCTATGACATCAGGTCTGTCTGGTTctctattttaaaaacattacagtCAATGCACAATAGTAACTCAATATCAGTTAGCTGTCGGCATCCGGTGATGAAAGAGTAATGCTACAGATTTTTAATATTCATATGTGGTTTGATGGACTGCACATCAGTGCTCATGTCCTGCATCTAGAATGTTTAAACTTGAGTCCCGGAGCTGGTTAATCAATTAAGTGATTAAAGAGAAGCTTCAGAATGATTCACTGTGATGATGATGTTAGAAACAATGCCTTGGTTTGTAGACCATTGTTTGGAGGGGTGTTCGCAACTTGAAGTTGGACTTCAggactgtttgtgtgcaggggAATGGCAGAGGCAGGTGAATGGATCAGCATAGCTGTACCTCTTCCACTCTGATAATAGAGTGGCAGACTATCTATAGAAGCAGAACAAACCACATTGGTATCTCACCATGTCTACATGAGCAAAGTTTTGACTATTTAGTGCTCAGGCATTAGGGTAGACATTGGGATTGGGCTTATATATGTACCTTTCCCTCTGTGAGTGTCTTCTTAACTGAAACTTGCTTGACTTCTGTTCACTTTATCCTCATTCATGTGATAAACCCCACCAAGAAGTAGGCTTATACTGGTGGTATCACCAGTACGTTGATAGCATATTAGAAGGAGAAGCAGATTATAGTCAGTGGTGGTTCTATAGTCTGTTCATAGGGTTCACCTCCAACAAGCATTCATCACCACTGTGTTATAAATAATCTGACATGAAGAAAACAATTCTTACTTGACTGTGACGTGTCATGACCAACAGAGGAGGCAAATTTAACGAgtagagaaaagaaaatattgagATGCTAGCGGAAGTTATGTAATAAAAGCACCTCTGCCAAACAGTAAATGATAGACTAGACAGCTTTTAGTTATTTAGCATTATATTTAATTATCAGCTACACTCACCAagttttgctatttttttttttttttttttttcattctcagaAGGTTaacggcttttttttttttttttttttttttttactgagtgGCTGTCCTCGCTGTCATTAGGTTTGTTTAAACAGAATCATGCACTCCACTTGCAGTGTCAGGGAGTGGAGTCAGGTGGGGGCCCCAGTAAATTAGGTCAGGTCTCTCCTACTGTCACTGCAAACTTTGCACATTGCAACTACTGTGGTTGCTCACTcaccagaccaaagcacagatttcaaacggtctaatgtccattccttgtgtttcttggcccaaacaaatctgttctacttgttgcttttccttagtagtgGTTTCTTAACAGCTATTTGATCATAAAACCCTGACTCCTCTGAACAGCTGATGTAGAGATGGGGTGCAGTGACTGCGCCTgaggacacattcaaagttttggCAATTTTctggactgactgaccttcagttcttaaagtaatgatggactgtcatttctctttacttagctgattggttcttgccataatatgaattctaaaaGTTGTCAAATTGGGACAATCAGTTGTataccaacctgacttctgcacaacacaactaaTTGTCCCAACCCCATTTAAGAAAGCAAACTCCACAAATGAACGaggcacacctgtgaagtgaaaacatttcaggtgactacatcctgaagctcactgagagaaggccaagggtttgcagtGCTTTCAACAAAGCAGGGGGTGGCTATTTCCAGGAtctaaaatattaaacacatttagttatattttttcctttgcttcATAATTCTATATATCttgtttcatatatttgatgtcttcagtatgtatctacaatgtagaaagtagtaaaaaaaagtgcatccaaacttttgactggtagtgtattcCAACTTCAGACCTACAAAGCCAAGAGTCCCAGCATTGTCTGTTGAACacattgttttgatttggcTGTGTTTTCAGAGCAGCATTAGTAGTCACTGGCAACGTTACTGTGGACATGGACTTTTTAAGAGCGGGTGTGGAGGTCAGCTTTGATACAGAAGCATCACTGGACTTCATTACCACTGTCCAGTTCTCAGAATACCCCTTCCTGGTGTGCCTGCAGATGGACAAATCTACCTTCCCAGTCAGgtactaaataataaaaaaaatgttgccatcTTTGAATAATCTCTTATATTACTTAACTTTTTATTTGTAATGCTCTTCCTTCAGTGAATACCTGACCAAGTATGAGAGCCTGCCATCAGGGAAGAGTGTTGTATCTCGCAAAGGCAGAAAGACACTCATTCCTGGTTCCGAATTCCCTCTTCACCAGGAGAACTCGAACATGTGCAAGAGGGTTTTCGACTCCAACTGGTAGAAAAGAAACCGTCGGTTTTCCACACGCCCAAGTGCTTCACTGCATTCAGGGACAGCAGCCACACCTCTGGTGTGACACAGCAGGTTGTGAAAAAGCAGTAAAAGaccataagaaaagaaaagtggtgcatttttttttattattaacaacacatGCAATGTTTACATTCCTGTGAGTATTTAAGTAATTGTAATTCAAGCTTTGTTTCCAATCAGGGatcctttctttgtgtttttatggatttatttgaaaatatatttatgatGAGCACATACAAGATGTATGTTTTATATGATGTGAAATACTCAGCATGAATAGTGCCGCTGTAATCTTCTCCACAGTTACAGCAAAGagaaacatgtaaatatcaGACTTCAGAGCGCAGGTTAACTCAGAACACATGTGCTCTTTTCCCGATCcaattcttctttctttctttctttctttttttttttttttttaattaaatgtattttaaagagGAGtagtttattgttttacatcACTGTATAACCCTTGACAAGCTTGAAATCACTTCAGGGTAATGTTCTCAATTAATTCAGTCTTTTACAATCTTATTGAAGATTTAAGTTGCTCCTACAAAGTTAACAGATTTGTTAGCTTTGTCATTACTTTATGAATTATCAGATGAAAGCTGAATCAATAAAAGTGAATCCATtaccataatttatttttatttttttgtataggAATATAATTGGTGTTTGTCTGAAAATGTTTGGGCACAACATGAACTTCATTCCATGTTAAGGAAACAGATTGGTTGACAAAAAGTGTAcactaaaaaataaagttttacatgtCAAAGTCGCTATATTTGTCTATTTACCCCATGAAAGCGATTGAATGTATGCATGTACAGTGCTGCGCAAACATTTTagagacaaaaataaactcagGATGCTtctaaaaactattttatgttttaatttttgtcCTTATGTTCATGGAAAGTAACACGAATAGAAACAAATTAGGACTGTCTTGTGATGTGATTGCACCAATTACAACACCCGGCAACATGTTGGTGGATTCGGTTAGGATGCTTTGTTTGAATTTGGCTTTCAACTAGATCTTAATCACACACCTGCAAAGTTTTGTGATGGAGTCAAGTTGAAATCACAATCTAAAATAATATTGCAACTTTGACATAAATTAACCTTAGCTTCCTTGAGTATTTGGCAAGTATGTAGTTCCAGGTATCTTGGAGAACAAGCAGCAGTTAGTGAATTTAAATAGTCTTCTGTTTCTTTATGCTATCCAATACTGACTCAGAGTTCAAGACGTTGATCTGTATTCAAAATCCAGTGCTCTTTGGGAGCTGTAACGTCTGCAGCACTCccagttttctgtttctgcGGTTGCTTCAGAATAAATGTGGGACTGCTTCATTTCCTCTGTTGGTACTGcatgataaataaaaatctaactTACACAAAATGTGGCTAAATTTGATAAAGACCCTCAAGTAACATCATCTACTTATATTTTCAGAAAGCCTACATGTTAACACCACTGAGCTTGCATAACAAAAACCGAGCTCAGTATTGACTGTTCTCCTCCTCATTACAAACATGAAGACAACACTGGCCcattgtcatgatcctgggtctgctgacccagcgttttgtgtttagtttatgtAGCCTTCAGGTTTCCTAAGTTCATCGTTTTCATGCCTAGGTGTTTCTAGttattttcccctcgtgtttccaccatgttaagtctcccct
Coding sequences within:
- the mttp gene encoding microsomal triglyceride transfer protein large subunit; the encoded protein is MLTFVVFLICAAISVSASAKGAAAGPRLNNNQLYKFSYTTEVLVDRARGSKEGSAGYKFSSDVNVNLVWRDQSNKDDQLIQLAISNLRIEPVSPRSEKKNILHGSTTESILGKNKLAALTKPFLVHLKNGKAKAFYSYRSEPATVKNLKRGLASLLQVQLSTGKVVENDVSGRCTVEYKAVKGQVTRTKNLETCKTEEAGFTTHSKVLGVSRKSSSVTVFTLENGFIRSAEAEETHSLAVNARRSVAAKVSSRQSLKLVGTEAGPLEAAGKDAAAVVKSIDAKLAAVGIAAEKVKSECKGCPSLFEHWQAEKKQLEPESLSKTRAPRSFLALIQTIRKAPKDEILKVLRSASKTSLPQVVDAVTSSQTSESLDAMLEFLNFTDAKGLVLQERFLYACGFASHPNERMLQALLDISKGKIGSTDIKESVVIIMGALVHKLCQKGGCNLPIVEQVKKMILNAPDSTTVESEVQMYLLALKNSLLPEAIPIFTKYAESEVGAYNTIALTALQRYDVNLMTSEVKQTVNRVYHQNRRIYEKNVRAAAADVILSSNPTYMEVKNLLLSIGNLPHEMNKYMLSKIQDILRFQMPASKVLGQAMKDMISCNYNRFAKVGSSSAFSGFMAQSPDLTSTYSLDILYSGSGILRRSNMNIFGATNEAMLHGLQVAIEAQGLETLIAATPDEGEEDLESFAGMSALLFDIQLRPVTFFKGYSDLMSKMFSMTGDPINVVKGLILLSDHSEVIQLQSGLKASAEFQGGLAIDISGGMEISLWYRESKTSVNNRAALVVTGNVTVDMDFLRAGVEVSFDTEASLDFITTVQFSEYPFLVCLQMDKSTFPVSEYLTKYESLPSGKSVVSRKGRKTLIPGSEFPLHQENSNMCKRVFDSNW